The following DNA comes from Geobacter sp..
AGGAGAGATGCCCTTCGAGCAATTCCGACGACCAGCGTTCCCATTCATGGAGAAGCTGCCGCAGGGCCTCTTTCCCCCGTTCGTGGCCATGCCGCCGGAGCATTTCTGATGCGGTGGGAGGCGAGCCGGCGCGGGCGTCGAGGAGTGAGATGCTCACCTCGCGGCGGGCGAACGACTGGTTGAGGGCTGGCAGGTAGCCGATCACCAGGGCGAGAAAGGCAAATCCCATCCCCGATTCGACGACTACGAGCAGGCGCGCCAGGGAGGTGCGGGGAACGACATCTCCCAGCCCAAGGGTGAAAAAGGTGGTGCCGCTCAGGTAGAGGTCGGTGAGGAACCCGGTGCCGCCGTCCCTGTCGAGTACAGCCGAGCCGAGTGCCCAATGAATGAAGGCGAAGCCGCAGATCAGCCCGCCAGCCCAGATACTCAGGAGCAAGAGGAGCGACAGCGGCCCGAAGTAGCTGAGCCAGGTCTCCCGCCGCCGGACAGGAACCAGTGCCTTGACCATCTTCACCCAGGGGCGCCAGCTGCTCCGGTAGAAAAACCGGGTGAGACGAAAGCGTCGCGTTACCCGGCGCGGCAGGACAATGGTTTCGAATCCCTCCCAGAGAACCAGGATGATCAGGGCAATGCCCGATATGGCAGCAACGATCTCCATGACTACCTCCGCGGGGATATGAAACGCCCCGCTGCTCGTTCCCGAGATACTGTAAGTGTAGCAGAAGGCGACAGAGGTGCAGCCGATCCTCTGCCAGTTTTCCTCGGAGATGGCGGCGGGCAAGCCGGTCTGTCAGGTCGCAGGGATGCCCATCGCGGAGCCTTTTTCGCCGGGTGACGGTGATCCCGCTAAATGGGCTAAGTAGCGATATTTATTCTGTCAAAAGGAAGAAATCGCCCTGGCGGAATTGACAGGGGGGCGGCCAGGTGTAGTATAGAAAAACACGCATAAATGCCAAACTCTGGGTGACCGGGGGACGGAAAGCCACGGGACTAAGATCGCCCACTGATATTGGCGATGATTCAGTCGGCCGGGTTGCCGGGATACTATCAAACAGAGTCCCCGAGCGATTCGGCCGATTTCTGTTTCAGGCATTGCTTTATGGCCGGGCAGCTGCAAACTGCCTTTGGTAGCCTATAGACAGGGGGATTTCACGGCGTTGCCAGTCAGGCGGCCGGCAGATATGCAGGGAAAACCACAAGGCGAC
Coding sequences within:
- a CDS encoding two pore domain potassium channel family protein; translated protein: MEIVAAISGIALIILVLWEGFETIVLPRRVTRRFRLTRFFYRSSWRPWVKMVKALVPVRRRETWLSYFGPLSLLLLLSIWAGGLICGFAFIHWALGSAVLDRDGGTGFLTDLYLSGTTFFTLGLGDVVPRTSLARLLVVVESGMGFAFLALVIGYLPALNQSFARREVSISLLDARAGSPPTASEMLRRHGHERGKEALRQLLHEWERWSSELLEGHLSYPVLAYFRSQHDNQSWLAALTAILDTCALIIAGLEGACERQAELTFAMARHSMIDLSLVFRTSPREPNPDRLPPEKLTELRLLLDGYGQKLREGDAVDRKLRELRQLYEPYVQALAIHFQVRLPPWIAEENWVDNWQGSFWDPPDKNGTLAGKTTADHF